In Carassius carassius chromosome 46, fCarCar2.1, whole genome shotgun sequence, the following proteins share a genomic window:
- the LOC132129371 gene encoding emerin-like, translated as MSSLSGKSDKEISQLLDEYGIKHGPIVESTRKLYEKKLNEGMVKKDKPSSPNKTYYREEQEEVEYVTYHQPPQLTRHEGFGDVTRRSKVTDADFADNIRRSKLTDYRDDDIGYTNEPMISPARSSYQSSSRAGPSVSTSMQRGPSSPENSRSGGVLGWLHVLAFLIIAAFLYYVYTCMEPAEETPFKSVK; from the exons ATGTCCTCATTAAGTGGAAAATCTGATAAGGAGATCAGTCAGCTGCTGGATGAATATGGCATTAAACATGGACCCATAGTAG AATCCACACGGAAGCTCTATGAAAAGAAACTGAATGAAGGCATGGTCAAAAAAGATAAGCCTTCCTCTCCTAACAAGACGTACTACCGGGAAGAAC AGGAGGAAGTTGAATATGTGACCTATCATCAGCCT CCACAATTGACCAGACACGAAGGATTTGGCGATGT CACAAGGAGGTCGAAGGTCACCGATGCAGATTTTGCCGACAA CATACGCAGGTCAAAGCTGACTGATTACAGAGATGACGACATAGGCTATACCAACGa GCCCATGATCAGCCCAGCTCGCTCGTCCTATCAGAGCTCTTCTCGGGCAGGCCCTTCAGTCTCCACATCCATGCAGCGTGGTCCGTCCAGTCCAGAGAACAGCCGATCTGGAGGGGTGCTGGGCTGGCTTCATGTCTTGGCGTTTCTTATCATTGCTGCGTTTCTTTATTACGTGTACACATGTATGGAGCCTGCAGAGGAGACCCCCTTTAAAAGTGTTAAGTAG
- the LOC132129462 gene encoding ninjurin-1-like, whose amino-acid sequence MFKSTYFSESQEFECKTFLRLSCYVCELPVTISVAKQNLKSMENQALNQQGEAPGAGNTHRPFNMNHYATKKSAVQSMLDVALLMVNSSQLKTVLHSGAQHCFYAPLIALISLSISLQVTVGLLLIFIVKYDLNDVKIQPRLNTMNNMATVLVFFTVLINIIITVLRI is encoded by the exons ATgtttaaaagcacatatttttcagAAAGCCAGGAATTTGAGTGTAAAACATTTCTCAGGCTGAGCTGTTATGTTTGTGAGCTTCCTGTAACCATTTCTGTTGCTAAACAAAACCTGAAGTCTATGGAGAATCAAGCCCTCAATCAACAAGGAGAG GCTCCTGGGGCAGGGAACACACATCGTCCCTTCAACATGAATCATTACGCTACTAAGAAGAGTGCAGTGCAGAGCATGTTGGATGTGGCTCTTCTGATGGTGAACTCCTCTCAGCTGAAGACAGTGCTGCATTCAGGAGCACAGCACTGCTTCTATGCTCCTCTCATCGCTCTGATCTCACTGTCCATCTCACTGCAGGTCACTGTGGGCCTCCTGCTCATCTTCATTG TGAAGTATGACCTGAATGATGTTAAGATACAGCCAAGGCTAAACACAATGAATAATATGGCCACTGTTTTAGTGTTCTTTACTGTTCTTATCAACATCATCATCACGGTATTGAGGATTTGA
- the LOC132129428 gene encoding HAUS augmin-like complex subunit 7 codes for MAGNSTEQLLSMRVYNSLQRLGCPLVDGLYLREPDSVQELLCSPSLHRTDILKWICASICPSLKEKFSTMKSTQNEDLVQELTRFGYEMMLCKANDQDLIKGRAPPLRQLRFLEQILMVIQADSRQNTCSGDDTVKNDDLLGELMSQDHLSDLDMLLNPVCSPWPAHIREHLIRTQSTQHKKTNGNHSKPSDFTDRSDQHSRLGSRGEESLTEAMALLQSTRSALDELHKECEFLQSHPSGSAAVLSPCALKVAISDMSQLMTAFGHIYNTDFKAYCQRAPPALNSGASVFQSVHQLLHACNMELEALKQLSETSLALTQTVQQLQTDKRYWSKGEKHTLPEQLEELKNRYVAFLSLHQS; via the exons ATGGCGGGGAATTCAACAGAGCAGCTGCTGTCTATGCGAGTTTACAACAGCCTTCAG CGTCTGGGCTGTCCTCTGGTGGACGGGCTGTACCTGCGGGAGCCGGACAGTGTGCAGGAGCTCCTCTGCTCTCCTTCATTACACAGGACTGATATCCTCAAGTGGATTTGCGCCAG CATTTGTCCATCCCTAAAGGAGAAGTTTTCCACAATGAAATCAACTCAGAATGAGGATTTAGTTCAAG AACTCACACGGTTTGgttatgaaatgatgttatgtaAAGCTAATGACCAGGATTTAATTAAG GGCCGTGCACCACCTTTGAGGCAACTGAGGTTTCTGGAGCAGATTCTAATGGTGATTCAAGCAGACTCTAG GCAGAACACATGCTCTGGGGATGACACCGTAAAGAACGATGATCTTCTTGGAGAGCTGATGTCTCAGGACCACTTATCTGACCTGGATATGCTCCTGAATCCAGTCTGCAGTCCGTGGCCTGCGCATATCCGTGAACATCTAATACGCACACAGTCAACTCAACACAAAAAAACGAATGGAAACCACAGTAAACCCAGCGATTTCACAGACAG GAGTGATCAACATTCGCGACTAGGAAGTCGTGGAGAAGAAAGCCTGACAGAGGCCATGGCGCTGCTGCAGTCTACCCGGAGCGCATTAGACGAGCTCCACAAAGAG TGTGAGTTCCTACAGTCACATCCATCAGGTTCTGCAGCTGTGCTTTCCCCCTGTGCGCTGAAAGTGGCCATTTCAGACATGTCTCAGCTCATGACGGCTTTCGGACACATCTACAACACAGACTTTAAGGCGTACTGCCAGAGAGCCCCTCCGGCCCTCAACTCTGGTGCTAGTGTTTTTCAGTCTGTACATCAGCTCCTGCATGCCTGTAATATG GAGCTGGAGGCTCTTAAGCAGCTGTCTGAAACCTCGTTGGCTCTCACACAAACAGTGCAACAGCTGCAGACAGACAAGCGGTACTGGTCTAAAGGAGAGAAGCACACGCTGC ctgaacaATTAGAGGAGCTAAAGAACAGATATGTGGCTTTTCTCTCCCTTCACCAATCATAA